TGATTGAGACGGTTTATGGATTGGGATATCGTCTCAAGCAAGCTCGATGCCATCCTCCAATCCGAGGGGTATCCTCCACCCTACAGCCGCCGCCGACTCCTGCCCAAACGCAGGCAGCAGTGGCGAAAGTCTGGGAGCGCTTGCAAGGAGAGATTATCTCCCGGATAGATGTTGTTGAAGAGGCAACCACTGCCTTATTGAGAGACGAATTAGGCTTGGAGGAGCGCCACCGAGCAGTTTGGGCAGCTCACAAGCTGGCGGGTTCTTTAGGGATGTTTGGGTTTCCGTGGGGTTCTCAACTGGCTCGTCAGCTTGAACATAGCTTTCAACCAGAGACGCCATTAGATCGGGATATAGCGCAACACTTATGCGAATTAGTTGCGGATCTCCGGTGCGAACTGCGGCAACCTCCAGCAATCGGGCGCAAAATTCGCTCGGTGTCGGTGGATGTAGAAATGCAAGAGAGGATGTCTCAGGTTAAATCTGGTTGATTGACGCTAATGGAGTTCTTGGCTCATTTCGATACGGCTTGCCAACCCAGATTAAAATTCCCGATGAGTCAAAATAATTTTCAGATGCGTTTCGTCCGTTGTTTCCTGAAATTCTTGCTGGCTTTTTTACTTGTCACCTTACCTGTTAAGGCTCAACAAATGGAAATAACCGATAGCGATCGCTTAACTATTCGTGCTGTCATTTCTAGCCAACTGGAAGCGTTTCAAAAAGACGATGCTGAAGGTGCTTTCTCCTTTGCTAGCCCAAAAATTCAAGCTCAATTCGAGACGCCAGAGAACTTTTTGCGGATGGTGAAAGTTGCTTATCAGCCAGTTTATCGTCCTCGTTCCGTGATGTTTGAGAACATGACCACCATTGAAGGATTCCCGGCTCAGCAAGTGCTGCTACTCGATCAAGATGGGAATTTAGTCAGGGCACTTTATCTGATGAAAAAGCAATCTCAGGGTAAATGGAAAATTACTGGCTGTTATTTAGTGCC
Above is a window of Coleofasciculus sp. FACHB-1120 DNA encoding:
- a CDS encoding DUF4864 domain-containing protein, with amino-acid sequence MSQNNFQMRFVRCFLKFLLAFLLVTLPVKAQQMEITDSDRLTIRAVISSQLEAFQKDDAEGAFSFASPKIQAQFETPENFLRMVKVAYQPVYRPRSVMFENMTTIEGFPAQQVLLLDQDGNLVRALYLMKKQSQGKWKITGCYLVPVKGETV